The DNA region CGACGGCCTTGGCGACCGCGGCGGGCACCGAGGTCTGGTCCGGCGGGACCGGGTCGGTGCCGGCGGGGTTGACGATCACGTCGCCGAAGCCCTGGAGCACGGCGTCGCCGGTGCCGTACTCGCGGATCTGCGCGCTGACGTAGACCGCCGGGTACTGGCCGGTGATCGGGTCGGGTGCGAGCGGGCTGCCGAGCGTCTGGTCGTAGACGCGGATCACCACGGTGTGGCCGGAGTCGGTGACGGTCGCGCGGCCGTAGTAGTCCAGGGCGACGCCCCAGGGCTGCGCCGGGTCGATGTCCATGCGGGGTCCTTCGCGGGAGGTAGCGGTGAGGGGGAGCCGGGAGGGGGCCGGGGAAGAGACGGAAGGGGGCGGGGGCAGAGCGGGGGCGGGGGCAGAGCGGGGGCGGGGCGAGGGCAGAGCGCGGCCGCGGGTCAGCTCTGCGCGCCGTGCGCCATCAGCGGCTGCGCGTACACCGTGCCGCTCGCGCTGGTGACCTTCGCCTGCAGCTCGACGGTGATCTTCTTGCCGAACAGCGAGGGGAAGTCCGCCTTCGGGCAGACCGGGGCCATCACGTCGAGCAGCGCGCCGGCCGACACGACGTCGCCGAACGGCTTGCCGTCGACCAGCACCTGGACCTGCCCGGTGGCCCCGGCGGAGACCGCGGTCTGCACCACGATGTGCATCTGCGGCTGCCACACGACGTTGTAGGAGGAGGCGATCGGGGTCCAGCCGGTCGCGCTGGTCTGCGGCCAGTGCGCCTGCGTCAGGTCGGCCGGCGGCGTCATGGCCAGCCACGGCCGGCCCAGGCCGCCGGTCGACGCGTCGTCGGCGATGATCAGCTCGCCGTTGACGTCGTAGATCCGGATCGCCGAGCCGCCGACGCGGATGAGCGCCGGGCGGGTGTTGACCGCCGTGGACAGTTGCTTGATGCGGCGTTCCATCGCGGTGATCCGGTCGATGATGTCCTCGGGCAGCTGGGCCATCAGACGGCCTCCTCCAGATAGAGGTCGGCGGTGTCGGGGCGCCCGCGCTGCGGCGGGGTCACCTTGACGCCGATGATCCGGTAGCGCGCGTCGAGCCCCTCGGCCCACCACGCGTCGTGGATGCGCAGCCGCACGGTCCGGCCCAGCAGCGTCGGCGGCACCAGGTCGTCCAGCCGGATGGTGATCTCCGGGATCACCACCGCGCCGCGGGAGGCGGCGAGTTCGGCGGTGGCCAGCGAGTTCAGCGTCGGCACGTCGGTGACCGTGTTGTAGTCCGCGGTCAGGTCCACCCGCGGGTAGCCGGCCGAGATCAGGTCCTCGGCGACCTGCACGTCCGAGACCAGCGGCCGGGACTCCTCGGCCTGGTCGTCGTTGACCGACGCGCCGCGGGCCCTAGCGGTGGTGCCGCCGCGGGTGGCGTCGGCGGGGAAGGAGTAGGCGAGGATCGAACCCGGCATGTCCAGCACCAGGTCGGTGCTGCCGGTGGTGATCCGCGGGCTGCCCAGCCGCAGCCGCCGCACCCGCCGGGCGCTGACCGGGTCCCGGTAGACGGTGATCTGGTGCTCGAAGCCGTCGTCCAGCGCGGCGAGCTGGGTGATCGCGTCGTAGAAGACGGTCTCGTCGCCGTCGCGGTAGGCGACCTCGCGGGTGACGCCGGAGGTCTCGTCGCCGAAGGTGACGCCGATGTCGCCGCCCTCGTCGTGCTGCAGCGAGGCCCACAGCCCGCGCACGATGTCCAGCTGGTCGGCGCTGTGGGCGCCGGTCCAGTCCAGCGCGGTGCGGATGATGCGGCGGTTGGCGTAGGAGTCGAAGGTCGCCGCCTGGATCTCCAGGGTCAGCACGCCCCGGTCGGTGCTGGCCAGCGTGCTGGTCCAGACGATGCCGCCCCACCACAGGTCGCCGCCGCGCTCCAGGTACACCGAGGTGCGGCCCTCGTGGACCTGCCGGGCGCGGGCCGCGAGCGCCTCGTCCGGCAGCGGCACGGTCCCGGTGAGCGAGCCGGGCTTGCCGATGTAGTCGTCCAGCGTGACGTCGCGCAGCGGCAGGATGTCGAAGACGGTGTCGCTGCGCAGGTCGCAGAAGATCGCCCGGTACGGGGTGGTGGCCGCGGTGGTCATACCGCCGCCTCGTAGGTTCCGCTGCCGCTCAGGGAGTGGCCGGCCGCCCACACCCACGGGCTGACCGAGTCGGTGAGCCCGGTCACCGGCGCGGTCACGCCGGGCATCGTCGCGCTGATCTCCAGCTCGAACTGCGTGGTGGACGCGCAGCGCAGCCGCGCCACCGCCCGCTGCTTGACGTCGTTCGGGTACAGCTCGGCGAAGCCCATGCACGCCGGCACGCCGGCGGCCGGGACGGGCAGCGAGAACAGCCAGTTGTCCGAGGTGCCGGCGCCGGTGCCGAAGGCGGTCGTGGTGCCGAAGCCGATCTGGAAGGTGAAGTGCACGGTGGGGCCGTGCTGGACGTACCGGCAGGTGAGCGAGGCGTTGCCGAACGACGGCAGGTGCAGTCCCGAGGAGGTGGTCCACACCGGGGTCCAGTTGCGCCACACCGGGTCGGGGTAGGCGGGATAGCGGGCCCAGGCGTGGCCGTTCCAGCGCTCCAGGTGGCCGGTGGCCGAGGACTCGGCGACGTCGCGGAACTGGCCGGGGTAGGCGCCCGGCGCGGTGTCGGTGGACACCGGCAGGATGCCGCCGGCGGCGACCGTGGCGTTGCGCACGCCGGTGAGCGCGGTGGCCCACTGGATGCCGTTGCTGGCGCTCGCGTTGACCGGGACCTGCACCTGGTACAGCGCGATGGCCTGGGCGGGCACGGCCGGCGCCGCGGGGGTGGCGGCCGGCGTGCCCTTGATGATCTCCACGGTCGCCTCGTTGCGGCCCGAGGCGTCGAACTGGTCGTCGTAGACCCGCAGGACGACGAGGTCGATCCGGCCGTACTGGGCGTCGCCGTCGTCGAAGGACAGCGTCAGGTTCTCGGTGAGCGAGACGGCGTAGGCGCCCTGGGCGTCCAGGCCCTGGACCACCGCGCGCCCGGGGTAGACCTGCGCGGTCATCGCGGTGACCCCGACCACGGTGAAGCCGGAGATCCGGGAGGTCCCGTCGGCGGAGCCGGGCACCACGCCGGAGCGGGTGGCCATCGCCGAGGTGGGGGTGAAGGTGCCGGTCGGCGACACGCGGGTGTCCTGCGGCTCTGGCCGTTGTCGAGCAGCCAGGCGGAGTGGAGGGGCATGGTGGGAGTCCTTTGCGGGGCGGGATGGTCGGCTACACCGCGGGTTCGATGCGGATGAAGCGGTTGTCGAACCAGGTCTTCTTGGTGGTGTCGGTGGCGCGGTAGGCGCACGTCGCGGTGCACGAGGCACCTGGGGTGAGCCCGCCGACCCGGTAGGTGAACACCACCGAGTTCTGATAGCTGTAGGTGCCCGTCGCGGCCCGGTCGTCGCCGGCGTCGGAGATCACCGTGCTGCCCTGGGCGATCACCGCGCTGATGTAGCCGGTGGTGGTGGCGTCGCCGGTGGTGTGGACGGCCGCGCCGACCGTCACCAGGACCGCCCCGGTGGGCGGCGCGACGAAGCCCACGGCCATCGGCAGTCCCGAGGTGTCGCCGAGCGTCTTGACGTAGGTGGCGGACGACGTGCTGCCCGCGTCGGCGGAGGACAGGAACGCCGAGACGGCGGGGAAGACGGTCTGCCAGGCGGCGCCGTTCCACCGCTGCAACTGCCCCGCGTTGTCGCGGTACTGGCCGACGTAGCTCGCGGCGACCCCCGAGCCGCTGGGCACGATGCCGCCGATGCCCTGCGGGTAGGCCACCCACGCGGTGCCGTTCCAGCGCTGCAGCACGTCGCCGACGTCACGCAGCTGGCCGACGTACGAGCCGGGGACCGCCGCGTTGCCGTAGACCGGCAGCACGCCGCCGACGGCGACCGTGGTGGTGCGCAGGTCGGCCGCGTTCGCCCAGTCCACCAGACTGTTGGCGGCCGAGGCGTTGGCGTGCACGGTGACGGTGTACAGCGGCAGCGCCAGGTCGGGGACGTCCGGCGGCTGCGGAGTGGGGTTCGCCTCGCCCTCGACCACCGTGAGCACGGCCTCGGCGGTCCCGGTGTCGTCGTAGGAGCCGTCGCGGACCTGGAGGCAGATCAGGTCGATCCGGTCGTACTGGGCGTTGCCGTCGGAGAGCGTGACCGGCGTGGTCTCCGCCAGGGTGACCGGGTACGCGCCCTGGGTCGCCATGCCCTGGACGACCGCGCGGCCGGGTTCGATGGTGGCGGACATGCCGGAAGTGTTCTTCAGCCAGAACCCGGCGACCTTGGCGGTGCCGTCGGGCGAGCCGGGCAGGATGCCGGACCGCACCCTGAGCGCGTCGGCGGGCAGCGTCGCGCCCAGCTGCGTCAGCCGGGTGTCCTCGCGCGACTGGCCGGTGGGGGTGAGCCACGAGGAGCGTACGGTCATGGGAACTCCGTTTCGGAAGCGGTGGGTCGGGCGGAGGCGGGCCGAGGCGCGGGTGCGAGCCGGGTTCGGCGCGGGCCGGGGGCGCGCGGGCGGGGCCGGCGGCTCACCACTCGGCGCTGCGCCAGCTCACCGCCATGCGCGCGTCGGGCGTGGAGATCTCCGGCCGGAAGGACAGCTCGAAGCGGCCCGGCGCGAAGGCGAACAGCTCCTCGGGGCTGCTGTCGGCGCCCGCGGTGTGGCGGCGCGAGGCGGTGCCGTTGAGAGTGACCGTGCCGGCCGCGGTGTCGACCTCCAGCTGGTCGCCGGGCGCGAGCTCGATCTCGTAGCGCAGCCGGCGCCCGCCGGTGTGCTCGGTGACCGCGGGGTTGGTGCACGGTCCGGTGAAGGTGATGACCGGCTGGGTGGGCGCGGAGCCGTTGTTCTCGGCGCTGACGTCGCCGGTGCTGGTGGCCGGGCCGAAGTCCAGCGGCCAGCTCAGCGGCCAGGTCAGCCCGGTCTCGGGCTCCGGCGGCGCGGTGCTCAGGGTCTGCTGGTCGGCGGAGTAGCGGCGCGGGTCGTCGGACTGCCACTGCACCGCGGCGCGGGCCACCCCCTGCGTGGCGTACGCGCGGTCGGCGGGCAGCACCCGCTGGTTGACGCGGGCACGGGTGACGAGGGTCTCGCCGTGCAGCCGCACCGACAGCCAGCGCTCGTCGTCGCTGAGCGACAGCGCCTGGCGCAGCGCCCGGATCGCGGTGACGGTGGCGTCGCCGGCGGCGGACGGCAGCACCCAGATCTGGCCGGAGACCTTGCGCGGCTTGGCGTAGCGCGAACCGGGCCAGGCGCCGTGCGCGGTCGGCCGGTCCGCGTCGCTGGTGTCGAAGTCGGGGATGTCCTCCCAGCCGGACAGCCCGTTGCTGTCGATCTGGTAGGGCGTGCCGGGGCCCATCAGCAGCCCGGCCCACTGGAGTTGGCCGTCGCGGGTGATCAGGGAGCCGGGCGCCAGGTCGTCGGTCGGCCCGGCTGCGGGCTGGTCGTCGCCCGGCGGGGTGTCGGTGTCGGCCATCGGAGACGTCTCCTGCCTGTCGTGACTGTTCGGAAGGTCGTGCGGACGCGGGGCCCGCCGGGCCTGTGGGATCTGTGGGGCCCGGCGGTCACAGCGGCGCCGCCGCGGCGCGGGCGGTGCGCGCCGGCCGTCATGCCGGCGCGGTCGCCGCGGCCGTCGCCGTCGCCGTCGTCGCGGCGAGGAAGAGCAGGTCCTCGGCGATACCGCGGGCGCCGTCGCCCGGCCGCTCGTGGAAGGCCGCGATCCGGTACGGCCCGCCGGCCGCGCCGGTCCGGCCGGCGGGTCCGGCCGCCGCGGCGGAGCGCAGCCGCCGGTCCAGCGCGGTCAGCGGCAGCACCCGGCGGGCGGCGCGCGCGGTGGCCGGGAGCACCACGCCGCCGTCGGCGAGCATGGGGATCGTGTCGATGTGCACGCCGAAGTGCTTGCCGAGGAAGGAGAAGCCGAGCGAGTTCAGGCCCTCGATGACCCAGTTGGCGAAGCCGATGATCCCCTCCAGCGGCGCCTTCATGACCGCGACGACCGCCTGGAGCCCGGTGCGGACGAAACCGCCGATGCCGCCCAGGGCGCTCGCCACGGCGTCCTTGACGTGCTGGAAGGCGCGCGGAAGGTCCCGGGTGAGGAAGTCCAGCACCGGCCTGACCGCGTTCCGGAAGGAGGTCCACAGCCCGGAGACCGTGCCGCGCAGCGGTGCCACGGCGCTCGACACGGCGGCCCGCATGCCGGGGAACCCCTTGGTCAGCAGGGCGCTGACCACCGTGAGCACGTCGACCACCACCGTCAGGTAGGCGGTGAAGTAGGTCGCGACCACCGTGCCGATCACCTTCAGCGCGGGTGCGAGGTAGGTCGCGACCTGGAGAAGGCCGCGCGCCGCCTGGTCGAAGACCTGCTGGATGATCCGCTGCCCGGTCTGCGAGGTGACCGCCAGGTCGATCAGCTGCGAGGCCAGCGGCAGCAGCAGCCCGGTCACCAGACCGATCGGCGTGGTCCTCGACAGCAGGTCGATCGCCGTCATCACCGCGGACGCCACCGTCGCGGCCTTGCCGAACAGGTCCATCAGCCGGGCGATCTGCGGCACCGCGAGCAGCATCCCGCCGACCAGCGAGAGCAGCCCGCCGAGCGCCGAGTCGAGCCTGCCCAGGCTGCTCCTGATCCGCCGGGCCGCCGCGGTCACCGCCGCGAGGCCGGTGGCCGCCGAGGCGGCGCCGCGCGCGGTCCGGGTGATGGCGCGGGCCCCGGCGTCCGCTTCCGCCCTGATCTGCCGCAGGATGCCGGCGGCCTGCGCCGCCGAGCCGCGGATCCGGCCGGCCGCCGCCCTGGCGGCGGACGTGCCCGCGGTGACCGCGGCCAGCGGCGCGCGCACGGCGGCCGCGGGGAGCAGCAGCAGCTCCACGGCGGCGCCGACGCCGGCCAGCGCGGCGCCGGAGGCGTCGGCGGCGCTCATCCGCGGGCCTTCGCCAGGAACATCAGCGCGTCGGCGGTGGCCTGCGGGCTGGTGGTGGTCGCGGCGTAGTAGTTCTCGATCCGGAAGCCCGCGGCGCTCGCGCCGTCACCGCCGCCGAGCCGGGCCTGCGCGGCGGTGCGCGACAGCAGCCGGTCCAGGGTGCTCAGCGGCAGCACCGCCTCGGCCTCGCCGGCCTCGGCGAGGATCGCCGGCACGCCGCCGGACCGCGGCATCACCAGGCCGCCGGTGGCCAACTGCGGGATGGTCGGCAGGTGCACCCCGAAGGACTTGCCGCCGACGCCCGGCACCCAGCCGGGGATCGACACGTGGATCGCGTTGATGCGGCCGATCGCGGAGTTGATCAGTCCGATCACCGAGTTGATCGGACCGGTGACCGCGCCGCGGATCGCGCCGAACGCGTTCTGCGCGATGCCCTTCAGACCGCCCCAGATGCTGGACAGCTTGTTCCGCACCGCGGTGAACGCGTCGGGGATCGCGGACCTGATCCAGGTGACCACCGGGCTGATCACGGCCTTGACGCCGTTCCAGACGCTGCTGACCACCGCCTTGATCGCCTTCAGCGCGGTGGTGATGACGGCCTTCCACAGGTCCACGTAGGTTTTGACGACGGTGGCGACGGCCTTGACGACGGTGGTGACCGCCGTCCTGATGCCGTTCCATACCTCCTTGAACAGGGCGCCGGCCTTCTGCATGATCGGGCCGACGGCCTTCATCACGGCGGCGATCACCTGGTGGATGACCTGGAACGCCTTCTGCATCACCGCCTGCATGGTCTTGGAGCGGGTCGCCATGTCGACGACCTTCTGGATCAGTGGCGCGAGCAGCTGCATCAGCAGGCCGAGCAGGTTGCCCTTCATCGACTTGTTGAGGCCGTCCATGCCCTGGCCGGCCTTCTTGGCGCCGGACTCG from Actinacidiphila sp. DG2A-62 includes:
- a CDS encoding phage tail protein codes for the protein MTFAGSLRQAVTSLRDFAAQATAAGRSVKTLGDGTGSADGQLKKLRSSAQGSTSGLKSVQSAADQAERSMTKAGRTGTTGGKSLGGFESGAKKAGQGMDGLNKSMKGNLLGLLMQLLAPLIQKVVDMATRSKTMQAVMQKAFQVIHQVIAAVMKAVGPIMQKAGALFKEVWNGIRTAVTTVVKAVATVVKTYVDLWKAVITTALKAIKAVVSSVWNGVKAVISPVVTWIRSAIPDAFTAVRNKLSSIWGGLKGIAQNAFGAIRGAVTGPINSVIGLINSAIGRINAIHVSIPGWVPGVGGKSFGVHLPTIPQLATGGLVMPRSGGVPAILAEAGEAEAVLPLSTLDRLLSRTAAQARLGGGDGASAAGFRIENYYAATTTSPQATADALMFLAKARG
- a CDS encoding phage distal tail protein, which translates into the protein MADTDTPPGDDQPAAGPTDDLAPGSLITRDGQLQWAGLLMGPGTPYQIDSNGLSGWEDIPDFDTSDADRPTAHGAWPGSRYAKPRKVSGQIWVLPSAAGDATVTAIRALRQALSLSDDERWLSVRLHGETLVTRARVNQRVLPADRAYATQGVARAAVQWQSDDPRRYSADQQTLSTAPPEPETGLTWPLSWPLDFGPATSTGDVSAENNGSAPTQPVITFTGPCTNPAVTEHTGGRRLRYEIELAPGDQLEVDTAAGTVTLNGTASRRHTAGADSSPEELFAFAPGRFELSFRPEISTPDARMAVSWRSAEW
- a CDS encoding ATP-binding protein — protein: MDIDPAQPWGVALDYYGRATVTDSGHTVVIRVYDQTLGSPLAPDPITGQYPAVYVSAQIREYGTGDAVLQGFGDVIVNPAGTDPVPPDQTSVPAAVAKAVADFRDRADRYTALCAQWAPPQDTDPSGG
- a CDS encoding tape-measure protein codes for the protein MSAADASGAALAGVGAAVELLLLPAAAVRAPLAAVTAGTSAARAAAGRIRGSAAQAAGILRQIRAEADAGARAITRTARGAASAATGLAAVTAAARRIRSSLGRLDSALGGLLSLVGGMLLAVPQIARLMDLFGKAATVASAVMTAIDLLSRTTPIGLVTGLLLPLASQLIDLAVTSQTGQRIIQQVFDQAARGLLQVATYLAPALKVIGTVVATYFTAYLTVVVDVLTVVSALLTKGFPGMRAAVSSAVAPLRGTVSGLWTSFRNAVRPVLDFLTRDLPRAFQHVKDAVASALGGIGGFVRTGLQAVVAVMKAPLEGIIGFANWVIEGLNSLGFSFLGKHFGVHIDTIPMLADGGVVLPATARAARRVLPLTALDRRLRSAAAAGPAGRTGAAGGPYRIAAFHERPGDGARGIAEDLLFLAATTATATAAATAPA